The stretch of DNA AGTCGCCGTCGGTTTGACTATTGTATCCTGTGTATCGACCCGGAGAAACCTCAACCGCTAACTCACTCGAGCGCGATGTGTACATATGCCCGGACCGATCTATCTTCAAGGAGACCGCTTGTCGCTTCGCGCCGTCGAACCCGATGACCACGCGTTTATCCGGCGCTACTGGAACAATCCTGATCTTCGCCACTGGTTTCCAATCGCGAGACCGTTGCAGGGTGCATACCTGGCGGACTTTCTCGAGTCATCCGACGAAAACGTCCCGTTTCTCCCCTGTCGAGACGGCGACCCGGTTGGGTTCCTCTGGCTGTTCGACATCGACGAGGTCGCTGGTCGGTGCGAAATCGGCTACTGGATTCGCCCCGAGGAACGCCAACAGGGATACGCGACCGAAGCCGCGGCACTTGCAGTCCGCTACGCAGTCGATGAACGACGACTCCACAAGATCATGGCGCGTGTCTTCGACGGCAATACGCCCTCGAGGCGAGTCCTCGAGACTGTCGGATTCACGCACGAAGGACACCTTCGTGATCACTACTATATCGATGGCGAATACGTCGATGCTTCCCTGTTCGGGCTGCTGGCTGATGAGCATATCTCGTGACCCACCACGGAAGCGAGTTGCTCGAACGTCCTCAATCCGCACATGTACGGAACGCAGAGATTATTCGACGCCTCGAGCGAATCGCGGTATTGGTCTTTCCAATACGAAGACATTAGTTGAAAACGGACTTGCAACGTCGTCCCTAGTTCACTGCGGTGCGATAACGTCGTTTCGAAGCGTCCCCACGCCCTCAAAGTGCACTTCGACGGTATCACCAGGAGCCAACGTATCCGGTCCGTAGGGCGTCCCCGTTGCAATGATGTCGCCAGGCTCGAGCGTGATCAGTTCGGTAACGTCCGCGACCAGTTCAGGGACGGAGAAGATCATGTGTTCTCTTGTCGTCTCCTGTTTTTGTTCGCCGTTCAGTTCCAGGGTTAACGTCGCATCCTCGGGGACTTCGTCCGGCGACGCGACGACAGGGCCAACCGGCAACGAACTGTCGAACGCTTTCCCGCGGACCCAGTTTCGCTCGTCCTGTTGATCGTCGCGGTTCGAGATATCGTTCACGCAGGTGAATCCGGCGACGACGTCCATCGCGTCCTCTTCGGCGACGTTTCGACACTGTTCGTCGATAACGATCCCGAACTCGGCTTCGAATTCCACTTCCTCGCGTCCCGGCGGCAGTTCAATATCGTGTTCATGCCCGACGACACAGTTTGGCGTTTTGAGGAACAGTTCAGGGCGGTCCGGTACGTCGTCGAATCCCGACTCTTGTCGGTGGTCGACGTATCCACCCGCTTGACAGACAATTTTCGTTGGCTCGGTCGGCGGCAGAATCGTTACATCATCGAGTTTATAACTTCGACCGGCCGTCTCAATTTCGTCGCCAGTTAGCGTTCCTGTCCGTACGTAGCCACTCGAGTCGCTGAATCGAATTTGCTTCATCGACGAGTGTACCCTCACGCCGATATGCTAACACTCTTTCGGGTGATGACAGCGGATACACAAGCGACACAGTACACCGTCCAAATTTGTACCCAATAGTTGGCTCTTCCGGTCGTCTACATGAGAAACTCACGGATTTCGTACAGATAGTTCAATACGAACCCAATGACGGCGAGATAGCCAATGATGCCGATCACCTTCAGAACCAGTCCATTGGCGTGCGGTCCCATCAGGTCTGAATCACTGGACAGCCGAAGAACCAGGAACGCCAACAGTGGGAACGCGATGATTGCGAGTGCCTGTGCGATCATGAGAATCTCCATTGGGTCCTCCTGAAAGAGTAAGACCGGAATCAAACCGAGGAGCATCGCGATGCTGGCCCATACTTTAACTGGTCGGTCGTCCATGGATGGACTCTTGGCGCTGCCGTCAACCAACAGTGTCGCACCGATGAGTGCGTTCACAACGAGTGATGATAGCGCGGCAAAAAAGAAGCCAATGGTGAACAGATAGAACGCACCATCACCGGCGATTGGCTCGAGTTGGAGAGCCATCTCATGGGCCGAAAACGCTGGGTCACCCTCGCCGGCGTAAATGACGCTTGCGCTGGTGAGCATGACCACGATGACGATCAATCCGAGTACGCCGATGCCGATGAGTGTATCAGCGGTACCGTCTGCAAGCTCCTCCGTACCCCACCCCTTTTCTTGCATAAGATGTGACTGATAGACGGCTGCAGCAATTGAGAACGTCGTTGCCGCGATTCCGAGCGACAGAAGCAGCGAATTAAACTCGGGGATTGATGGAACGAGTCCTGCGCCGGCTGCAGGGAGGTCGATCCCAACGAGTGCAAGTGTGCCGACGAACGCCACAAGCATGATACCGACGACAATGCGGACGAGCCATTCAATCTTGTCGTATAGGTTCGGAGTCCAGACGAAGCCAATCGCTGCAAGCGTGAACAACGTGGCCCAGAGTCGCATGTCATAGCCAAACAGCGCATTGGATGCGAAGCCAATTCCGGCATTGTTTCCGACCTGGAACGCAAGGATAGTGAGAAAACCGGAAATACCGCCGATAACTGCGACTGTTTGGTTGTACGTTATTCGTGTTGCTCCGAACAGCGTTTCTCCTGTAACGAGGCCAATTCGTGCAGCCATCAATGCGTATGCGACCATAAAAATCGTCGCAAGGATCGGAACCCACAGGAGTGCATAGCCATACGTACTGCCAGCAATCGTGCTGAGGGCGATACTCCCTGGACCGACGACAACTGCTGACAAAAAGAGTGCTGGGCCGATTGCACGAATATACTGTTGTATGCTACGCCCAGATTCCGTCGCTACATCTGTTGATTGCGCACCCATGTTAGACACAGTCTATTAATAATTATTTAACTCTATTTACTTGTACACATCTGAACTAGGTTTAGCTAATTCTGAATGGCAATAAAACATGTGTGGGATAAAATATTAAAAGAGGAAATTACAGCGAGAGATAGTTGTGTAACCGTGGCAAATCAATCCGTATCGGTTTGTACGATAACCGTGCGGTCAGTCTGCAACTAGTCGTATGGGTAACAATACCATCGGGAGAGCCCAGATCAAATCATACCGTCCTACATGATGGC from Natronolimnobius sp. AArcel1 encodes:
- a CDS encoding fumarylacetoacetate hydrolase family protein, giving the protein MKQIRFSDSSGYVRTGTLTGDEIETAGRSYKLDDVTILPPTEPTKIVCQAGGYVDHRQESGFDDVPDRPELFLKTPNCVVGHEHDIELPPGREEVEFEAEFGIVIDEQCRNVAEEDAMDVVAGFTCVNDISNRDDQQDERNWVRGKAFDSSLPVGPVVASPDEVPEDATLTLELNGEQKQETTREHMIFSVPELVADVTELITLEPGDIIATGTPYGPDTLAPGDTVEVHFEGVGTLRNDVIAPQ
- a CDS encoding Nramp family divalent metal transporter — encoded protein: MGAQSTDVATESGRSIQQYIRAIGPALFLSAVVVGPGSIALSTIAGSTYGYALLWVPILATIFMVAYALMAARIGLVTGETLFGATRITYNQTVAVIGGISGFLTILAFQVGNNAGIGFASNALFGYDMRLWATLFTLAAIGFVWTPNLYDKIEWLVRIVVGIMLVAFVGTLALVGIDLPAAGAGLVPSIPEFNSLLLSLGIAATTFSIAAAVYQSHLMQEKGWGTEELADGTADTLIGIGVLGLIVIVVMLTSASVIYAGEGDPAFSAHEMALQLEPIAGDGAFYLFTIGFFFAALSSLVVNALIGATLLVDGSAKSPSMDDRPVKVWASIAMLLGLIPVLLFQEDPMEILMIAQALAIIAFPLLAFLVLRLSSDSDLMGPHANGLVLKVIGIIGYLAVIGFVLNYLYEIREFLM
- a CDS encoding GNAT family N-acetyltransferase, which produces MPGPIYLQGDRLSLRAVEPDDHAFIRRYWNNPDLRHWFPIARPLQGAYLADFLESSDENVPFLPCRDGDPVGFLWLFDIDEVAGRCEIGYWIRPEERQQGYATEAAALAVRYAVDERRLHKIMARVFDGNTPSRRVLETVGFTHEGHLRDHYYIDGEYVDASLFGLLADEHIS